The region GGTTGAGGCGCGTGTCGAACAATTCGCGCAGGCGCGTCTCGATCACGTCGGGCAGGCGGCGGGTGACAACGACGACAGGTCTCTTCTTCATCGACTTCAAGCGTCCCCGGCACTGAAAACCCGCGAAGTTCAGAGAGTTTCACGCTCTCTTAACCCTGCTTCGGCGATCAAAGGTGACGACGCGCCGCGTGGCGGTCTCCGTCAAGCTTCTCTACCAGAGCCTCAACCCAAGACAAAGTCACTATCGGGGGAACCATGCGCAAGATCGCCCTTGCCCTTGCTCTTGTCAGCCTGAGCGCCGCAACGGCCGTCGCCCAGCAGCCCCCGGGCGGCCGTCTCGGCACGGGCCTGCCGGTGCCGCGCTACGTGAGCCTCAAGACCGACCGGGTGAACCTGCGCGAGGGGCCATCCAAGGATCACAGGACGGCCTGGGTGTTCCAGCGGGCCGGCCTGCCGGTGGAGATCATCGCCGAATACGAGACCTGGCGGCGCATCCGCGACTCGGAGGGCACGGAAGGCTGGGTTCTCCATTCCCTCCTGTCGGGCCGGCGCACGGCGCTCGTCATGCCCTGGGCCAAGGGCAACCAGCCGCCGATCAGCCTGTTCGACAAGGCCGACGAGAAGGGCGGCGTGGCGGCCCACCTGCAGCCGGGGGTGATCACCAACATCAAGGGCTGCGACGGCAAATGGTGCCGGGTGGTGATCGTTCTGGACGGCGCCCGGGACGTGGACGGCTACATCCAGCAGGAGAAGCTCTGGGGCGTCTACCCCAACGAGACCGTGGAATAGGCCTTTACCGTTTTATCAAGCTTTCGAGCCTTAAAAAGGAAACACCGTTTCCTTTCATCCGAAGACACGCCCTCATGACGCTTTCCCTGAGCCTGAAGAACATCCTCCCGATCCTCGCCCTCGTGCTCGGGATCGCCTCGATCGTAGCACCCCGCTTCCTCAACATCTTCGTGGCCATCTTCCTGATCGCCTATGCGTTGGTCGGGTTCGGCTTGCTGCGCTGATCAGGCCGTCCGCCTCAGGAGCCGCCGGCCGAAGACGTTGAAGGCGAGGCCGAGGACGATGACCGCCCCGCCGATAGCCTCGATCGGGTGCATGGCCTCGCCGAGGATGAGGGCCGAGCCCAGAATTCCCGCGACGGGAACGAACAGGGCGAACGGCGTCACCGTGGCGGCAGGGTGGCGGGACAGGAGATAGGCCCAGATTCCGAAGGCGAAGATCGTCGTCGGATAGGCGAGATAGGCCACGGCCGCCAGGGTGTGCCCGTCGATATTCTTCAGCGCGTCGAACACCTGGGCCGGCCCGTCGAGCAACAGCGACAGGCCGAACAGCGGCAGCGGCGCGACGAGGCTCGACCAGACGATGAAGCCCAGCATGTCGACCCGCCCTGCCCGCTTCGAGACGATGTTCGCCACGCCCCAGGCGGCGGCGGCCAGCACGG is a window of Microvirga lotononidis DNA encoding:
- a CDS encoding O-acetylserine/cysteine exporter, translated to MPLSHSLVALLVTAIWGLSFVVIKLGVGTMPPLLLAALRFLFAAFPAVFFVARPKTDWRNVVAYGFFLGVAQFGLLFAAISLGMPASLASVVMQAQVFFTILFAALAMGERPGPHQVIGGVVASAGLVLIAWPRMTGGGAVPFLMTVLAAAAWGVANIVSKRAGRVDMLGFIVWSSLVAPLPLFGLSLLLDGPAQVFDALKNIDGHTLAAVAYLAYPTTIFAFGIWAYLLSRHPAATVTPFALFVPVAGILGSALILGEAMHPIEAIGGAVIVLGLAFNVFGRRLLRRTA
- a CDS encoding DUF3096 domain-containing protein produces the protein MTLSLSLKNILPILALVLGIASIVAPRFLNIFVAIFLIAYALVGFGLLR
- a CDS encoding SH3 domain-containing protein gives rise to the protein MRKIALALALVSLSAATAVAQQPPGGRLGTGLPVPRYVSLKTDRVNLREGPSKDHRTAWVFQRAGLPVEIIAEYETWRRIRDSEGTEGWVLHSLLSGRRTALVMPWAKGNQPPISLFDKADEKGGVAAHLQPGVITNIKGCDGKWCRVVIVLDGARDVDGYIQQEKLWGVYPNETVE